The following coding sequences are from one Pseudomonadota bacterium window:
- a CDS encoding L,D-transpeptidase — MAALLVAGCGGFKGQALPASAAATAAKTRVDTHTQAGPGTNGGKAPPATSGPGTGRGPTTRTAGGHEVRAGKRPPSSVSAATSPKPVRDGLRAAHERDRQRLQRLEQRYPLFGVAFHVVAQVFSRPVLDGVPIGYLRRGARFRAARGIQGSGCATTWHELLGGGFVCKGRGFSLSNKPVSFGSSSTRPTLVGQLPYDYARTASMNVPQYWRLPSVQEEAETAQALAGLAELEAELEANQQTVSGQPPNAPAATPAPSGQAALLETMPSSPAQAAPPAIGSSSETGAPAPGDLLPSYVRLRMQPGFYVSLAGQEHGPSGSFARTVRGGYVRSDRLLTATVPAASGVELQGELARLPVGIVYFSQVQTRRRDPHAATVQIGPVARRGAAFALGSERVLVDRRRHRATHDSRLLVPENALRVIVRVRRPRRIPVSAHWIHVDVEQQVVVAYEGDNPVFATLVSTGKPGFDTPGGLFRIQSKHISMTMDDDRTPGEVYSIEDVPWAMFFDRNFALHGAFWHNRFGRPRSHGCVNLSPADARWLFRWAGPHLPAGWHGIYADRAKSAAWVWVDA, encoded by the coding sequence ATGGCGGCGCTCCTGGTGGCGGGCTGCGGCGGCTTCAAGGGGCAGGCGCTCCCGGCGAGCGCCGCAGCAACGGCAGCCAAGACTCGGGTTGACACGCACACGCAAGCGGGCCCCGGCACCAACGGCGGCAAAGCTCCCCCAGCCACCTCAGGGCCCGGCACCGGCCGCGGCCCAACGACTCGCACGGCCGGAGGGCACGAGGTTCGCGCAGGGAAGCGACCGCCCAGCTCGGTGTCCGCTGCGACGAGCCCCAAGCCGGTGCGCGACGGCCTGCGCGCGGCCCACGAACGCGATCGCCAGCGACTGCAGCGTCTGGAGCAGCGCTACCCGCTCTTTGGCGTGGCGTTCCACGTCGTTGCCCAGGTGTTTTCTCGGCCCGTGCTGGACGGCGTGCCTATAGGCTACTTGAGACGCGGCGCCAGGTTCCGAGCCGCACGCGGCATCCAGGGCAGTGGCTGCGCTACCACCTGGCACGAGCTGCTGGGGGGAGGCTTCGTGTGCAAGGGGCGCGGGTTCAGTCTCTCCAACAAGCCGGTAAGCTTCGGTAGCTCCTCGACGCGGCCCACCCTCGTTGGGCAGCTCCCGTACGACTACGCCCGAACTGCCAGCATGAACGTGCCCCAGTATTGGCGTCTCCCCAGCGTGCAGGAGGAAGCGGAGACCGCGCAGGCGCTGGCCGGCTTGGCCGAGCTTGAAGCCGAGCTCGAAGCAAACCAGCAGACCGTGTCCGGGCAGCCCCCAAACGCCCCGGCCGCGACCCCGGCGCCCTCCGGCCAGGCAGCCCTCCTCGAGACCATGCCGTCGAGCCCTGCGCAGGCTGCGCCACCTGCCATCGGCTCCTCCAGCGAGACCGGGGCTCCGGCCCCCGGCGATCTGCTCCCGAGCTACGTGCGTCTTCGCATGCAACCCGGGTTTTATGTCAGCCTAGCCGGGCAGGAACACGGGCCTTCGGGGAGCTTCGCACGGACGGTTCGGGGCGGGTACGTGCGCAGCGACAGATTGCTCACGGCCACGGTTCCGGCAGCGTCCGGGGTCGAGCTACAGGGTGAGCTCGCTCGACTACCCGTCGGAATCGTCTACTTCAGCCAAGTGCAGACGCGGCGCCGAGATCCGCACGCTGCGACGGTCCAGATCGGCCCGGTTGCCCGCCGTGGGGCGGCGTTCGCGCTGGGTAGCGAAAGGGTTTTGGTCGATCGCAGGCGCCATCGCGCGACGCACGACTCGAGGCTTTTGGTGCCCGAAAACGCGCTGCGGGTCATCGTACGAGTCCGACGACCGCGGCGCATACCTGTGTCTGCTCACTGGATCCACGTTGATGTCGAACAGCAGGTAGTGGTGGCCTACGAAGGGGACAATCCCGTCTTCGCAACGCTGGTGTCCACCGGCAAGCCCGGCTTCGACACACCGGGGGGGCTATTCCGCATCCAATCCAAGCACATTTCGATGACGATGGACGACGATCGCACACCCGGAGAGGTCTACAGCATCGAGGACGTGCCCTGGGCCATGTTCTTCGACCGCAACTTTGCACTGCACGGCGCGTTCTGGCACAACCGCTTCGGCAGACCTCGGAGCCACGGCTGCGTCAATCTCTCGCCAGCCGATGCGCGTTGGCTTTTTCGATGGGCCGGACCCCATTTGCCCGCGGGGTGGCACGGAATCTACGCCGATCGGGCGAAGTCGGCTGCCTGGGTCTGGGTGGACGCCTGA
- a CDS encoding beta-lactamase family protein, protein MVRHAGVQVALDAAVPLPLGMGRQFVAPVGSEIELANEGDGDLTVAILRPGAGLGWSGPELPLLLTPGSRAMVGVGASGEVLGPVEANLEIDSNDPLTPTASIAWQGRLDPYIQVLHKDNAAVSGYARQIMRAEQLVGLGIGIVEGLDIVYLQGFGFADRAANVKVDPSATLFRWASLSKGVIGLAAMQAVTRREIQLDASISDYFLTYMTPRHYLPGGCGSRSCQRKIPEDKRVITLRQLLSHTAGATHYSNGIGDPKPPQAMADDPMTNTGIEWALRYWIDQPLVAIPETMYSYSTFGYNLAGVVVEHGAARKLADLVHDWISVPLGMSTMQPDYFWVDLPNRAVGYTGGGDPPIPDGDNDVSWKLPGGGFISTVGDLARYCAGLMGKVVLDPAVRDGELWKVQPPATSYALGFRVGSSPNGERIIYHTGSQQKTKTALRAYPDQQRCFVVMTNSTWVSPIEILDGADMAYGR, encoded by the coding sequence GTGGTTCGCCACGCGGGCGTGCAAGTCGCGCTCGACGCAGCGGTTCCTTTGCCGCTGGGGATGGGCCGGCAGTTCGTCGCGCCCGTCGGTTCCGAGATCGAGCTTGCCAACGAAGGGGATGGGGATCTCACGGTAGCCATCCTTCGGCCAGGCGCAGGGCTCGGCTGGAGCGGGCCCGAGCTGCCGCTGCTGCTGACACCAGGCTCTCGGGCCATGGTCGGTGTCGGGGCCAGCGGCGAGGTGCTAGGCCCGGTCGAGGCCAACCTCGAGATCGACTCGAACGATCCCCTGACACCTACCGCTAGCATCGCCTGGCAGGGACGCCTCGACCCGTACATTCAGGTCCTTCACAAGGACAACGCGGCCGTTAGCGGGTACGCCCGACAGATCATGCGGGCAGAGCAGCTGGTCGGGCTTGGAATCGGCATCGTGGAGGGTCTCGATATCGTCTATCTCCAAGGGTTCGGATTCGCCGATCGTGCCGCGAACGTGAAGGTGGATCCAAGCGCGACGTTGTTTCGCTGGGCTTCGTTGTCCAAAGGCGTGATCGGGCTCGCGGCCATGCAGGCCGTGACGCGCAGGGAGATCCAGCTGGACGCCTCGATCAGTGACTATTTCCTCACGTACATGACTCCCCGGCATTACCTTCCCGGTGGCTGCGGCAGCCGGTCGTGTCAACGCAAGATCCCGGAAGATAAGCGCGTGATCACGCTGCGGCAGCTGCTCAGCCACACGGCCGGCGCCACACACTATTCAAACGGTATTGGCGATCCCAAGCCTCCGCAGGCCATGGCCGACGATCCAATGACCAATACAGGCATCGAGTGGGCGCTACGCTACTGGATCGATCAGCCGCTCGTTGCGATCCCGGAAACGATGTACTCCTACTCGACCTTCGGCTACAACCTTGCGGGCGTCGTGGTCGAGCATGGCGCGGCTCGCAAACTTGCCGACCTCGTCCATGATTGGATCTCCGTGCCGCTGGGCATGAGCACGATGCAGCCGGACTACTTCTGGGTCGATTTGCCGAACCGCGCGGTCGGCTACACCGGGGGTGGCGATCCCCCTATCCCCGACGGCGACAACGACGTGAGCTGGAAGCTACCGGGGGGCGGCTTCATCTCGACGGTCGGAGACCTGGCTCGCTACTGCGCTGGGCTCATGGGCAAGGTCGTGCTCGATCCCGCGGTCCGCGACGGCGAGCTGTGGAAAGTACAGCCACCCGCGACCAGTTACGCTCTGGGCTTCCGCGTCGGCTCGTCCCCCAACGGCGAGCGTATCATCTACCACACGGGCTCCCAGCAAAAGACCAAGACAGCCTTACGCGCGTATCCCGACCAACAGCGCTGCTTTGTCGTCATGACCAACTCGACCTGGGTGAGCCCGATCGAGATTCTGGACGGTGCCGACATGGCCTACGGTCGCTGA